A genomic window from Triticum urartu cultivar G1812 chromosome 7, Tu2.1, whole genome shotgun sequence includes:
- the LOC125521518 gene encoding uncharacterized protein LOC125521518, producing MEADGRKEGETPAAAAQRGAAWLGVSVQEGLQYAKAGVVGAVQQAMAGSEEEAAQADLRAAKAQVEATDEAEAKKKHLAG from the coding sequence ATGGAGGCCGACGGGAGGAAGGAGGGCGAGACGCCGGCGGCGGCAGCGCAGAGGGGCGCGGCGTGGTTGGGCGTGTCCGTGCAGGAGGGGCTGCAGTACGCCAAGGCCGGCGTGGTCGGCGCGGTGCAGCAGGCGATGGCGGGgagcgaggaggaggcggcgcagGCGGACCTGCGCGCGGCCAAGGCGCAGGTGGAGGCCACCGACGAGGCCGAGGCCAAGAAGAAGCACCTCGCCGGCTGA